In Anaerobacillus sp. CMMVII, a single window of DNA contains:
- a CDS encoding NAD(P)H-hydrate dehydratase: MVTGVEMRQIDRYTIEEIGLTEELLMENAGQAFVNHIISLLDKKKARIAVLIGVGNNGGDGFVISRSLLEKGYHVDVWLVPPVSKVKGTARYHMDIYLKLGYQVNSFETISATGLSQIFMSYTHIIDALLGTGYNGPLRSPYREIIEEVNRSHGNILSVDIPSGLSADGNVDEPILAVKATHTITFQCPKLSSFLFPFREYLGELTIVDIGIPKRAIDQISSERFIWTEEDIIQTLPVRKPSSHKGSHGKGLIIAGSQAMTGAPILTAKACHRLGAGLVTLATPETAHQAIASQLIEATFHLCPSENGEIATLNLSNEVLDNRYDAIAVGPGLGRSTKGDFIDTLLTSFNKPLIIDADGLYYLKNFLPSLQMRKGVTVLTPHVGEFAYLMNEPIEKIEKNRFQFSKQFAEKYGVYLVLKGPYTIVTTPRGKQFINTTGNASLAKGGSGDVLTGMVLALIMQQRDVQSAISNAVFLHGKAADYLTRNGWSPISVIASDLVTIMPHVLEQYQYS, from the coding sequence GTGGTAACGGGTGTTGAAATGCGCCAAATCGATCGCTATACCATTGAAGAAATTGGTTTAACAGAAGAGTTACTAATGGAAAATGCCGGGCAGGCTTTTGTAAATCACATCATTAGTTTATTAGATAAGAAGAAAGCTAGAATTGCTGTTCTAATTGGTGTTGGAAATAACGGTGGTGATGGTTTTGTTATTTCAAGATCTTTATTAGAAAAAGGCTACCATGTTGATGTTTGGCTTGTTCCGCCTGTAAGTAAGGTTAAAGGCACGGCACGCTACCATATGGATATTTACTTGAAATTAGGGTATCAGGTTAATAGCTTTGAAACAATCTCTGCTACTGGTCTATCGCAAATTTTTATGAGCTACACTCACATCATTGATGCACTTCTTGGTACAGGATACAATGGACCGTTACGGTCACCGTACAGAGAGATTATTGAAGAAGTGAACCGTAGTCATGGGAATATCCTTTCCGTTGATATACCTAGCGGCTTATCAGCGGATGGAAATGTTGATGAACCAATTTTGGCAGTGAAGGCTACCCATACGATTACCTTTCAATGTCCAAAGCTTAGTAGTTTTCTATTTCCTTTCAGGGAGTATCTTGGAGAACTTACGATAGTCGATATAGGAATTCCTAAGCGCGCCATTGATCAAATCTCGAGTGAACGTTTCATCTGGACAGAAGAAGATATAATTCAGACGTTGCCGGTAAGAAAGCCATCATCACATAAAGGAAGTCATGGAAAGGGACTAATTATTGCTGGCTCTCAAGCTATGACTGGAGCGCCAATTTTAACAGCTAAAGCTTGTCATCGTTTAGGGGCTGGACTAGTGACTTTAGCCACTCCTGAAACTGCCCATCAGGCAATTGCAAGTCAGCTAATTGAAGCTACATTTCACCTTTGTCCATCTGAAAATGGCGAAATTGCTACTTTGAATCTTTCGAATGAGGTTCTTGACAATCGCTATGACGCGATTGCTGTAGGTCCAGGGCTTGGTAGAAGTACTAAAGGAGATTTTATTGATACATTATTAACTAGTTTCAATAAACCATTGATCATTGATGCAGATGGCCTTTATTATTTAAAAAACTTTCTCCCTAGTTTACAAATGCGTAAGGGTGTTACTGTTCTTACACCACATGTAGGGGAGTTTGCTTACCTTATGAATGAACCTATAGAAAAAATCGAAAAAAACCGATTTCAGTTCTCAAAGCAATTTGCCGAAAAGTATGGAGTTTATCTCGTTTTAAAAGGGCCTTATACCATTGTTACAACACCTAGAGGGAAACAATTTATTAATACAACTGGAAACGCTTCTTTAGCGAAAGGTGGATCAGGTGACGTTCTTACAGGAATGGTGTTAGCTTTAATTATGCAACAAAGAGATGTACAATCTGCCATTAGTAATGCTGTCTTTCTTCATGGTAAAGCAGCGGATTATTTAACTAGAAATGGATGGAGTCCAATAAGTGTTATTGCCTCTGATCTTGTTACGATAATGCCGCACGTTTTGGAACAGTATCAATACAGTTAG
- a CDS encoding outer membrane lipoprotein-sorting protein gives MKKITSIIFSCILLLGLLAACGEKTQEDIIEELGEKVKNMTGYKAEAVMTLETGKDPQQYQVEIWHKQPTYYRVALSNATKDQSQIILRNDEGVFVLTPALNKSFRFQSDWPENNSQVYLYESLANDILMDPERTFTATEDHYIFQTKTNYQNKNLQQQEITLNKKDLTPVSAKIKDVELNILVTVEFTNFELNAGFNDGDFDMDRNMTGAQLESLPAMAQESQEPLVPVFPMYVPDGTMLNDSKEVSIEEGTRIILSYTGDNNFTLIQQKSRVQQASIPMHVTDGEPVDLGFTIGAMSSEGQINSLNWSYDGVDFFLASKDLSQEEMLSIAKSVYGTHVK, from the coding sequence ATGAAAAAAATCACTTCAATTATATTCTCGTGTATATTACTTCTGGGATTGCTAGCAGCTTGTGGTGAAAAAACCCAAGAAGATATTATTGAAGAACTAGGTGAAAAAGTTAAGAATATGACAGGCTATAAAGCTGAAGCTGTTATGACACTTGAAACTGGAAAAGATCCACAGCAATATCAAGTGGAAATTTGGCACAAGCAACCGACGTATTACAGAGTTGCATTAAGCAATGCTACAAAAGACCAAAGTCAAATCATCTTAAGAAATGACGAAGGTGTTTTTGTCCTAACACCAGCATTGAACAAAAGCTTCCGTTTCCAAAGTGACTGGCCAGAAAATAATAGCCAAGTTTATCTATACGAGTCTCTTGCTAACGATATTCTAATGGATCCTGAGCGAACATTTACGGCAACTGAAGACCACTATATCTTCCAAACGAAAACAAACTATCAAAATAAAAACTTACAGCAACAAGAAATCACCTTAAACAAAAAAGACTTAACACCAGTTTCAGCGAAAATCAAGGACGTAGAATTAAACATTTTAGTAACTGTAGAATTCACTAATTTTGAACTGAATGCTGGCTTTAATGATGGTGACTTTGATATGGACCGTAACATGACAGGAGCACAATTAGAAAGCTTACCAGCTATGGCACAAGAAAGCCAGGAACCATTAGTCCCTGTTTTCCCAATGTACGTACCTGATGGAACAATGTTAAATGATTCTAAGGAAGTAAGTATTGAAGAGGGGACACGTATTATCCTATCTTATACTGGAGATAACAATTTTACGTTAATCCAGCAAAAGAGCAGAGTCCAACAAGCGAGCATCCCGATGCACGTAACTGATGGTGAGCCTGTTGATTTAGGATTTACAATTGGTGCAATGTCTAGCGAGGGGCAAATTAATTCATTGAATTGGTCTTATGATGGTGTAGACTTCTTCTTAGCGTCTAAAGACTTAAGTCAAGAAGAAATGCTCTCAATTGCAAAGTCAGTTTATGGAACTCATGTAAAGTAA
- the alr gene encoding alanine racemase, whose protein sequence is MENLNGFYRDTWVEVNLDAIESNIKSIKSNLDNDVKVMAAVKANGYGHGAVQVAKAALKAGATYLGVAILDEAIALRKEGLTEPILVLGWVRPSDINIAAENNIILTVFQEQWLMEAEKHLKPNLNCVFHLKIDTGMGRIGIRTKNEGKTVIDYINKNKQFTLEGVYTHFATSDEKNLDYFYLQYDRFLEMLETLKAYGLNVPYIHCGNSAATIRFPEKMFTMTRVGISMYGLTPSKEIEDEIPFSLQEAFSLHSKIIHVKEVTSNEGISYGATYRTKGSEWIATIPIGYADGWLRHNGKNGFVLVEGERCPIVGRVCMDQLMIKLNKKVPVGTKVTLIGKQNKEMISVNEVAERLETINYEIPCLISYRVPRVYMKNGEIITVNNKVF, encoded by the coding sequence TTGGAAAACTTGAACGGTTTTTATCGAGATACGTGGGTAGAAGTTAATCTTGATGCCATCGAAAGTAACATAAAGTCAATAAAGAGTAATTTAGATAACGATGTAAAAGTGATGGCTGCTGTAAAAGCAAATGGTTATGGTCATGGAGCTGTTCAAGTGGCTAAAGCGGCGTTAAAAGCTGGAGCTACCTATTTGGGAGTAGCCATTTTAGATGAAGCTATTGCATTACGCAAAGAAGGATTAACTGAACCTATTTTAGTACTTGGTTGGGTACGACCGAGTGATATTAATATAGCTGCTGAAAATAACATTATTTTAACTGTTTTTCAGGAGCAATGGTTAATGGAAGCAGAAAAACACCTCAAACCTAACTTGAATTGTGTATTTCACTTGAAAATTGACACAGGTATGGGCAGGATTGGAATAAGAACGAAAAATGAAGGCAAAACTGTAATAGATTACATTAATAAAAATAAACAATTTACATTAGAAGGTGTTTACACCCATTTTGCCACATCCGATGAAAAAAACTTAGATTATTTTTATTTGCAATATGACCGATTTTTAGAAATGTTAGAAACGCTGAAAGCATACGGCCTTAACGTTCCATACATTCATTGTGGAAATAGTGCTGCAACGATCAGATTTCCAGAAAAGATGTTTACGATGACAAGAGTTGGCATCTCAATGTATGGTTTAACACCATCTAAGGAGATTGAAGATGAAATTCCTTTCTCGTTACAAGAGGCGTTTTCCCTGCATAGCAAAATTATTCATGTAAAAGAAGTAACTAGTAATGAAGGAATAAGTTATGGGGCAACATATAGGACGAAGGGAAGCGAGTGGATTGCCACTATTCCTATTGGTTATGCTGATGGATGGCTGCGTCATAATGGTAAAAATGGCTTTGTTCTTGTCGAGGGAGAAAGATGCCCAATTGTGGGTAGAGTATGTATGGATCAATTGATGATCAAATTGAATAAAAAAGTGCCTGTTGGGACGAAAGTGACTCTCATCGGGAAACAGAATAAGGAAATGATTTCTGTTAATGAAGTTGCTGAGCGACTTGAAACCATCAATTATGAAATCCCTTGTTTAATTAGTTATCGAGTTCCGAGAGTTTACATGAAAAATGGGGAAATAATTACAGTAAATAATAAAGTTTTCTAA
- a CDS encoding CopG family ribbon-helix-helix protein: MSANTKRITVSLPQHLLNEVDGLIKRENVNRSEFISQATKAYLREKKKRQIRETMQQGYMEMAKINLNIAAEAFLAEEEAEHTRTLDLVSGV; encoded by the coding sequence GTGTCTGCTAACACAAAGAGAATCACGGTAAGCTTACCACAACATTTATTAAATGAGGTTGATGGCTTGATTAAACGAGAAAATGTTAACCGAAGTGAATTTATTTCCCAAGCTACAAAAGCATATCTTCGTGAAAAAAAGAAACGTCAAATTCGCGAAACAATGCAACAAGGTTATATGGAAATGGCAAAAATTAATTTGAATATTGCTGCTGAAGCTTTTCTTGCTGAAGAGGAAGCGGAGCACACACGCACACTAGATTTAGTTAGTGGGGTGTAA
- a CDS encoding type II toxin-antitoxin system PemK/MazF family toxin — protein MVVKRGDVYFADLSPVVGSEQGGVRPVLIIQNDIGNRFSPTVIVAAITAQIQKAKLPTHVEINAKRYGFDRDSVILLEQVRTIDKQRLTDKITHLDEDMMSRVNEALQISLGLIDF, from the coding sequence ATTGTTGTAAAACGTGGCGACGTTTATTTTGCTGACCTCTCACCAGTTGTCGGTTCAGAGCAGGGTGGAGTAAGGCCAGTTCTCATCATTCAGAATGATATTGGAAATCGGTTTAGCCCAACAGTCATCGTCGCAGCAATTACAGCTCAGATCCAGAAGGCCAAACTACCAACACATGTAGAAATTAATGCAAAGCGTTATGGCTTTGATAGGGATTCTGTTATCTTATTAGAACAAGTTCGTACAATTGATAAGCAACGATTAACAGACAAAATTACTCATTTAGACGAGGATATGATGTCTCGAGTCAATGAGGCATTACAAATTAGTTTAGGACTCATTGATTTTTAA
- a CDS encoding RsbT co-antagonist protein RsbRA, translating to MKQTRSYFENWLHEIEEVKRDDNFENISDYVYTSTNKEFVEIILNALSHGQELFDEHFSQFTEGLIQVGWPLSYLTTGLQTFRKVILDTLYDGAETAKVDIEVYYEVSMWVDQIVNMLVTEYSGSWENTVFLQKMALKELSAPLIPVFETISVMPLIGTIDTERAKLIMENLLNGVIEHRSEVVLIDITGVPVVDTMVANHIIQASEAVRLVGAKCILVGIRPEIAQTIVNLGIDLSKFPTKNTLKKGIETALELTNKKIVTIEG from the coding sequence TTGAAACAAACGAGAAGTTATTTTGAAAATTGGCTACATGAAATAGAAGAAGTCAAAAGAGATGATAATTTTGAAAATATATCAGACTATGTTTACACAAGTACGAATAAAGAATTTGTAGAGATCATTTTAAATGCCCTTAGTCATGGTCAAGAATTATTTGATGAACACTTTAGTCAATTTACAGAGGGGCTCATTCAAGTTGGCTGGCCGTTATCTTACTTAACAACTGGACTACAGACGTTTAGGAAAGTCATTTTAGATACTTTGTATGATGGTGCTGAAACAGCCAAAGTAGATATAGAGGTTTATTATGAGGTTAGTATGTGGGTAGACCAAATTGTGAATATGCTAGTTACTGAATACTCTGGATCGTGGGAAAATACGGTATTCCTGCAAAAGATGGCTCTAAAGGAGCTTTCAGCACCCCTAATTCCCGTTTTTGAAACTATCAGTGTGATGCCGCTTATTGGTACGATTGATACAGAAAGAGCAAAGTTGATTATGGAAAATCTTTTGAATGGGGTCATTGAGCATCGTTCCGAAGTTGTGCTTATTGATATTACGGGAGTTCCTGTTGTTGATACGATGGTAGCTAACCATATTATCCAAGCCTCGGAAGCAGTTCGATTAGTAGGTGCTAAATGTATTTTAGTTGGAATTAGACCAGAGATTGCCCAAACAATAGTTAATTTGGGCATTGATTTATCGAAATTCCCGACGAAAAACACATTGAAAAAGGGAATTGAAACGGCTTTAGAACTTACAAATAAAAAGATTGTAACGATTGAGGGGTAA
- a CDS encoding STAS domain-containing protein: MRIPILKLKDYLLVSVQIELDDQTALQFQEDILNKIHDAGSRGVVIDLTSVDFIDSFIAKVLGDVVDMSNLMGAKVVLTGIQPAVAITLVDMGILLHGVPTALDLEQGLEKLQQELEG; this comes from the coding sequence ATGAGAATTCCAATCTTAAAGTTAAAAGATTATTTGCTAGTTTCCGTTCAAATTGAATTAGATGATCAAACTGCCCTGCAGTTTCAAGAAGATATCTTAAATAAGATACATGATGCTGGTTCACGTGGAGTTGTTATTGATCTTACATCAGTAGACTTTATCGATTCTTTCATTGCTAAAGTTTTAGGTGATGTCGTTGATATGTCCAACTTAATGGGAGCAAAAGTAGTACTTACAGGAATTCAACCGGCAGTCGCCATTACATTAGTTGATATGGGGATTTTATTACATGGGGTGCCTACAGCCTTAGACTTAGAGCAGGGATTGGAAAAATTACAGCAGGAATTGGAGGGATAA
- a CDS encoding anti-sigma regulatory factor has protein sequence MSQTCVEVKSEWSIVAARQAGRTLAKEIGFGSVDQARITTAISELARNIYLYAKKGQICIEKVVLVNKVGIKVSAIDHGPGIKDLRKVMEDGFTTSGGLGAGLPGVKRLMDEFSIESAIGEGTTVNAIKWIR, from the coding sequence ATGTCCCAAACCTGTGTAGAGGTTAAAAGTGAGTGGAGTATTGTGGCAGCTAGACAAGCCGGGAGAACGTTAGCTAAGGAGATCGGTTTTGGTTCTGTAGACCAAGCAAGGATTACCACAGCGATTTCTGAGCTTGCTAGAAATATATATTTATATGCGAAAAAAGGTCAAATTTGTATTGAGAAGGTTGTCCTAGTTAATAAAGTAGGAATAAAGGTGTCAGCCATTGATCATGGACCAGGTATCAAGGATTTACGTAAAGTTATGGAGGATGGATTTACAACATCTGGGGGGTTAGGTGCTGGATTACCAGGGGTTAAACGACTAATGGATGAATTTTCAATAGAATCGGCCATTGGAGAAGGTACAACAGTGAATGCTATTAAGTGGATCCGTTAG